One stretch of Dyella jiangningensis DNA includes these proteins:
- a CDS encoding 4'-phosphopantetheinyl transferase family protein, producing MTTDGQTPAKVAERLGDDEIHVWRLAYDHHRGREPLIHMLAAYLGQPVAAVQLEDSPHGRPTLAGAHRDAFAFNWTHSHDEALIAIARGISPGVDLERMRPHPKALPIARRYFSPDETALLESLPEALRDRAFLEIWTAKEAVLKALGRGLAFGLHRLSIAGSSEWPVLGRLEGHEAGQWQLHRLALGAEHIGALAWLGGPRRVRLWTLAGAP from the coding sequence ATGACGACGGACGGCCAGACGCCAGCGAAAGTAGCAGAGCGGCTGGGCGATGACGAGATACACGTGTGGCGGCTGGCCTACGACCATCACCGGGGCCGTGAGCCGCTTATCCACATGCTGGCCGCCTATCTCGGGCAACCGGTGGCAGCCGTGCAGCTCGAAGATTCACCGCACGGCCGACCGACGCTGGCCGGCGCGCATCGCGATGCCTTCGCGTTCAACTGGACCCACAGCCACGACGAAGCATTGATCGCCATCGCCCGGGGCATCTCGCCCGGCGTGGACCTGGAGCGGATGCGCCCGCATCCCAAGGCGCTGCCGATCGCGCGCCGATATTTCAGTCCCGACGAGACGGCGTTGCTGGAGTCACTTCCCGAGGCGCTGCGCGACCGCGCGTTCCTCGAAATCTGGACCGCCAAGGAAGCAGTGCTCAAGGCGCTGGGCCGCGGCCTTGCCTTCGGCCTGCACCGCCTGAGCATCGCCGGTTCCTCCGAATGGCCCGTGCTCGGTCGCCTCGAGGGCCACGAAGCCGGGCAATGGCAACTGCATCGATTGGCGCTCGGCGCCGAGCACATCGGTGCATTGGCCTGGCTGGGTGGGCCGCGGCGCGTTCGCCTGTGGACACTTGCCGGCGCTCCTTGA